A region of the Coleofasciculus sp. FACHB-T130 genome:
TGTTCGGGGGGATGTGTCTGAGGTGCAGGCGTCAGTATCCGCCGGAGTGGATGCAGCCAAGCGCGTGAATGGCGGAGAAGTTCTGTCCACTCACATCATTGCGCGTCCTCATGAGAACCTGGAGTATGTGCTACCGATTCGATACACGGAAGTTGTCGAACAGTTCCGGACGTAAGGAGGGTGAAGACGCCAGCAGCGCTCCGGTGGCGGTGTTCCCTTATATATTTTTAGGTCGCGTCTCAACTCGAAACCCCGAAAAGTCCAAATTTTCAAGTCAAAACACTTAAATTAAGCGAAGGAAGAACTGATGGCAATTGCAGTTGGAATGATTGAAACACTAGGCTTTCCTGCCGTTGTGGAAGCTGCGGATGCGATGGTAAAAGCTGCCCGCGTCACGCTAGTGGGTTATGAAAAAATTGGCAGCGGTCGCGTCACCGTGATCGTTCGGGGAGATGTTTCGGAAGTACAGGCTTCTGTATCGGCGGGCGTTGATTCCGTAAAGCGAGTGAATGGCGGTCAAGTACTGTCCACTCACATTATTGCGCGTCCCCACGAGAACCTGGAGTACGTTCTGCCCATTCGTTACACGGAAGCTGTTGAACAATTCCGGGAAAGTGTTAGTGGCATTCGTCCTTTCAATAGGCCGTAAGATTAGGTCATGGGTAAGGGGTAATGGGTCATCGGTAATGGGAAAAGACCTTTTTCCCAATTACCAATTACCTTGTTTCCTTTTTTCCCCAATTACCGATCATGCAAATTGCCAAAGTTCGTGGCACGGTTGTTAGCACCCATAAAGAGCCTGGCCTTCGAGGCGTCAAGCTATTGCTGTTGCAATTTATTGATGAAGAGGGGCAGATCCTACCCCAATACGAGG
Encoded here:
- a CDS encoding BMC domain-containing protein, yielding MAIAVGMIETLGFPAVVEAADAMVKAARVTLVGYEKIGSGRVTVIVRGDVSEVQASVSAGVDSVKRVNGGQVLSTHIIARPHENLEYVLPIRYTEAVEQFRESVSGIRPFNRP
- a CDS encoding carbon dioxide-concentrating mechanism protein CcmK encodes the protein MPIAVGMIETKGFPAIVEAADAMVKAARVTLVGYEKIGSARVTVIVRGDVSEVQASVSAGVDAAKRVNGGEVLSTHIIARPHENLEYVLPIRYTEVVEQFRT